One part of the Paracoccus sp. MBLB3053 genome encodes these proteins:
- a CDS encoding GFA family protein: MSDRYSVSCDCGSVEMVLIGEPRVRGHCHCQDCRTLLDIPYHSVTAWNPDQVEIARGHDLLSQFRHPRLSMKKVFCSNCGEVIYNTNAMDWRVVSQHLIAKNYGNTLPDTLRSMSHFHYASRLIDVADDLPKKP, from the coding sequence ATGTCCGACCGCTATTCCGTCTCCTGCGATTGTGGAAGCGTCGAGATGGTTCTGATTGGCGAGCCGCGTGTTCGCGGGCATTGCCACTGTCAGGATTGCCGCACCCTGCTGGATATCCCATACCACTCTGTTACCGCATGGAACCCCGATCAGGTCGAAATTGCGCGTGGCCACGACCTTCTGTCCCAGTTCCGGCATCCACGGCTGTCGATGAAGAAGGTTTTCTGTTCGAATTGTGGTGAGGTGATCTACAATACGAACGCAATGGACTGGCGCGTCGTGTCGCAGCATCTGATTGCCAAGAACTACGGAAATACCTTGCCCGACACGCTGCGGTCCATGAGCCATTTCCACTATGCCTCACGGCTGATCGACGTGGCCGACGATTTGCCCAAAAAGCCTTGA
- the mog gene encoding molybdopterin adenylyltransferase — MSSQSQTAHIAIVTVSDRASRGEYEDKGGPGAEDWLRATITSPIEITRIIIPDGREIVAETLCDLADDRAADLILITGGTGPSPRDLTPEAMADVMEKELPGFGEEMRRASLREVPTAILSRQTAGIRGATLMITIPGKPSAIATCLDAVFAAVPYCLDLIGAARIETDPRRIVAFRPKA; from the coding sequence ATGTCCTCACAGAGCCAGACCGCCCATATCGCCATCGTCACCGTATCGGACCGCGCAAGTCGTGGTGAATATGAGGACAAGGGCGGGCCGGGCGCTGAAGACTGGCTGCGCGCCACGATCACCTCACCGATCGAAATCACCCGCATCATCATTCCCGATGGCCGCGAGATCGTCGCTGAAACGCTGTGCGATCTGGCCGACGACCGGGCGGCCGACCTGATCCTGATCACCGGTGGAACTGGACCATCGCCGCGTGACCTGACCCCCGAAGCCATGGCCGATGTCATGGAAAAGGAGTTGCCGGGCTTTGGCGAGGAGATGCGCCGTGCCAGCCTGCGCGAAGTGCCGACGGCCATTCTTTCGCGCCAGACGGCGGGCATTCGGGGTGCCACGCTGATGATCACCATCCCGGGCAAGCCCTCGGCGATCGCGACCTGCCTCGACGCGGTGTTTGCGGCGGTGCCCTACTGCCTTGACCTGATCGGTGCGGCCCGGATCGAGACCGATCCTCGGCGCATCGTTGCCTTTCGTCCCAAGGCATAG
- a CDS encoding DnaJ C-terminal domain-containing protein: protein MADDPYSALGLSKNASQDEIKKAYRRIAKTDHPDLNPDPAAHERFKAASSAYDLLKDPDQRARFDRGEIDASGQERPQRQYYRDFAQAGDNPYRAGAQDFEDLSDVFSDLFGQGASRRRAGARSFDMRGQDQRFTMEIDFMTAARGGNTRITMPDGALLDVKIPEGARDGQIIRLRGKGGPGYGDGGPGDALLTLIVAEDPDWRRDGDDLETTLPITIDEAILGGKVEAQTIDGPVMLTVPRGANTGQKLRLKGRGLKGAGGKRGDQHVVLKVVMPSHVDDELARFMETWREDHAYDPRRGK from the coding sequence ATGGCCGATGATCCCTACAGCGCGTTGGGTCTCAGCAAGAATGCGAGTCAGGACGAAATCAAGAAGGCCTATCGCAGGATCGCCAAGACTGACCATCCGGACCTTAATCCCGATCCCGCGGCGCATGAGCGCTTCAAGGCCGCCTCCTCTGCCTATGATCTGCTGAAGGACCCCGACCAGCGCGCCCGTTTCGACCGGGGCGAAATAGACGCCTCGGGGCAGGAACGCCCGCAGCGGCAGTATTACCGGGACTTCGCGCAAGCGGGCGACAATCCCTATCGCGCGGGGGCTCAGGACTTCGAGGATCTGTCGGATGTCTTCTCGGATCTCTTCGGGCAGGGCGCCTCGCGACGCCGGGCTGGGGCGCGCAGTTTCGACATGCGGGGGCAGGATCAGCGCTTCACCATGGAAATCGACTTCATGACGGCGGCTCGTGGCGGAAACACGCGGATCACGATGCCCGACGGTGCGCTGCTGGACGTCAAGATCCCGGAAGGCGCGCGTGACGGCCAGATCATCCGCCTGCGCGGCAAGGGCGGTCCCGGCTATGGCGATGGCGGTCCGGGCGACGCGCTGCTGACGCTGATCGTGGCCGAAGATCCCGACTGGCGGCGTGATGGCGACGATCTTGAGACGACCTTGCCCATCACGATCGACGAGGCGATCCTTGGTGGCAAGGTCGAGGCCCAGACGATCGACGGGCCGGTGATGCTGACGGTTCCGCGCGGCGCCAATACCGGCCAGAAGCTTCGGCTGAAGGGCAGGGGGCTCAAGGGCGCGGGCGGCAAGCGGGGCGATCAGCATGTGGTGCTCAAGGTCGTCATGCCTTCCCACGTGGATGACGAACTCGCGCGGTTCATGGAAACCTGGCGCGAGGACCATGCCTACGATCCGAGGAGGGGGAAATGA
- a CDS encoding esterase-like activity of phytase family protein produces MQFRLTFCSLIALAAASPAIAEPVFNRISSFATAENMAAGEDRGRETSAEIMTANADGMELIYSDSPLNAIGLIDIRDPNAPKPLGNIAMDGEPTTTVVLGGTAFVGVNTSESFTQPSGVLRSVDLTSKSVTANCDLGGQPDSVALSPKGDWLAVAIENERDEEINDGALPQMPAGFVVRLPIMDGQVDCAGKQVVELTGLAEVAPEDPEPEYVDFNDNGDLVVTLQENNHIVVIGADGEVASHFSAGAVDLDGIDIEKDGKLDFSGSLKGVAREPDTVAWIDNDHFATANEGDWKGGSRGFTIWNRDGSVVYDAGASFEHEIVRIGHYPEGRSGKKGVEPEALKYAEFDGEKLLFVGSERGSVIGVFDVANPAEPKLRQFLPSGIGPEGLVAIPQRNLFASANETDLGADGAARSHVMIYERAEGEPAYPTLISDGEDLIGWGAISGLTVDAKDPSVLYAVNDSAYGKAPSIYRIETGSMPARITSVMAVCKEGEPVGKLDLEGIASDGQGGFWLASEGNPEKEIPHQILHVDADGEVSQAIELPAELTAQSTRFGLEGIAMASDGKLWMAVQREWKDDPEGRTKLLQFDPATGDWAGVHYPLESGEGWVGLSEIAIHGDNLYLIERDNQIGQAAKLKQITSVALSGLKPAPLGGELPLVEKKVVRDLIPDLKQWNGYVQDKVESLAISPDGTAWVATDNDGVDDASGETFFWSFKM; encoded by the coding sequence ATGCAGTTTCGCCTGACATTCTGCTCACTCATTGCCCTTGCGGCCGCTTCTCCGGCCATTGCTGAGCCTGTCTTCAACCGGATCTCCAGCTTTGCCACGGCGGAGAACATGGCTGCGGGAGAGGATCGCGGCCGCGAGACTTCGGCCGAGATCATGACCGCGAACGCCGACGGGATGGAGCTGATCTATTCGGACAGTCCGCTGAACGCGATCGGCCTCATTGACATCCGCGATCCGAATGCGCCGAAGCCGCTTGGCAATATCGCGATGGATGGCGAGCCGACGACGACCGTGGTCCTGGGCGGGACCGCCTTTGTCGGGGTGAATACCTCGGAAAGCTTCACGCAGCCATCGGGCGTGCTGCGCTCGGTGGACCTGACCAGCAAAAGTGTTACAGCGAACTGCGATCTGGGGGGGCAGCCCGATTCCGTCGCCCTTTCGCCCAAGGGTGACTGGCTGGCCGTCGCGATCGAAAACGAACGCGACGAAGAGATCAATGACGGCGCGCTGCCGCAGATGCCCGCGGGCTTCGTCGTTCGCCTTCCGATCATGGATGGCCAGGTGGATTGTGCCGGCAAGCAGGTCGTCGAGTTGACCGGCCTGGCCGAGGTTGCGCCCGAGGATCCCGAACCCGAATATGTGGACTTCAATGACAACGGCGACCTGGTCGTCACGCTGCAGGAAAACAACCACATCGTCGTGATCGGCGCGGATGGCGAAGTTGCTTCGCATTTCAGTGCTGGCGCGGTCGACCTTGACGGCATCGACATCGAAAAGGACGGAAAGCTCGACTTCTCCGGCAGCCTGAAAGGTGTCGCGCGCGAGCCCGACACCGTCGCATGGATCGACAATGACCACTTCGCGACTGCGAACGAGGGTGACTGGAAGGGAGGCTCGCGCGGCTTCACCATCTGGAACCGCGATGGCTCGGTCGTTTACGATGCAGGCGCGAGCTTCGAGCATGAAATCGTCCGGATCGGCCACTATCCCGAGGGCCGCTCGGGGAAGAAGGGTGTCGAGCCCGAAGCCTTGAAATATGCCGAGTTTGACGGTGAGAAGCTGCTTTTCGTCGGCTCCGAGCGCGGCAGCGTGATCGGCGTGTTCGATGTGGCAAATCCGGCCGAGCCGAAGCTTCGCCAGTTCCTGCCTTCTGGCATCGGACCGGAAGGACTGGTGGCGATCCCGCAGCGCAACCTGTTCGCCAGCGCCAACGAAACCGATCTGGGCGCGGACGGCGCCGCCCGTTCCCATGTCATGATCTACGAGCGTGCCGAAGGTGAGCCCGCTTATCCGACGCTGATTTCGGACGGCGAGGACCTGATTGGCTGGGGCGCTATCTCGGGCCTGACCGTCGATGCCAAGGACCCCTCGGTTCTGTATGCGGTCAATGACAGCGCCTATGGCAAGGCGCCCTCGATCTACCGGATCGAGACGGGCTCCATGCCGGCCCGCATCACGTCGGTCATGGCCGTCTGCAAAGAGGGTGAACCTGTTGGCAAGCTCGATCTGGAAGGCATTGCCTCGGACGGGCAGGGCGGTTTCTGGCTGGCAAGCGAGGGAAATCCGGAAAAGGAAATCCCGCATCAGATCCTGCATGTCGATGCCGATGGCGAGGTTTCGCAGGCGATCGAGCTTCCGGCGGAACTGACGGCCCAATCGACCCGCTTCGGGCTCGAAGGGATCGCGATGGCTTCGGACGGAAAGCTCTGGATGGCTGTCCAGCGCGAATGGAAGGATGATCCAGAAGGCCGGACCAAGCTGCTGCAGTTCGATCCCGCCACCGGGGATTGGGCCGGCGTCCATTATCCACTGGAATCGGGCGAAGGCTGGGTCGGCCTGTCCGAGATAGCCATTCACGGCGACAATCTCTACCTGATCGAGCGCGACAACCAGATCGGGCAGGCAGCCAAGCTGAAGCAGATCACCTCGGTTGCGCTGTCGGGGCTGAAGCCGGCACCGCTGGGCGGGGAATTGCCCCTGGTCGAAAAGAAGGTGGTGCGCGACCTGATCCCCGACCTGAAGCAGTGGAACGGCTATGTTCAGGACAAGGTCGAAAGCCTTGCCATTTCGCCCGACGGCACTGCCTGGGTCGCGACCGACAATGATGGCGTCGACGATGCCTCGGGCGAAACTTTCTTCTGGTCGTTCAAGATGTAA
- a CDS encoding DUF1289 domain-containing protein → MKPSSPCIDICQIDAKSRLCIGCLRSMDEIAAWGSLPETERLAIMASLPARKTDRDAEPRP, encoded by the coding sequence ATGAAGCCTTCCAGCCCCTGCATCGACATCTGCCAGATCGATGCGAAGTCCCGCCTGTGCATTGGCTGCCTGCGGAGCATGGACGAGATCGCGGCCTGGGGCAGTCTTCCTGAAACCGAAAGGCTGGCCATCATGGCCAGCCTGCCTGCGCGCAAGACGGACCGGGACGCAGAGCCCCGGCCCTGA
- the ruvX gene encoding Holliday junction resolvase RuvX: MICETIEEFAATLPRAGAIAGLDLGTKTIGVAVSDGLRGVASPLTVIRRVKFTADAEALLKIAAERGLVGLVLGLPRNMDGSEGPRAQSTRAFARNLERLTPLPISFWDERLSTVAAERALLEGDTSRKRRAEVIDQVAAGYILQGALDRLRFLE, encoded by the coding sequence ATGATCTGCGAGACGATCGAGGAATTCGCCGCGACCCTGCCGCGGGCGGGGGCGATCGCCGGGCTGGATCTGGGCACCAAGACGATTGGCGTTGCCGTCAGCGACGGGTTGCGCGGCGTCGCTTCTCCGCTCACGGTCATCCGGCGCGTCAAGTTCACGGCCGATGCCGAGGCGCTGCTGAAGATCGCGGCGGAACGGGGGCTGGTCGGGCTGGTGCTGGGGCTGCCGCGCAACATGGACGGCTCCGAAGGTCCCCGCGCGCAATCGACCCGTGCATTTGCCCGGAACCTTGAACGGCTGACGCCCCTGCCGATCAGCTTCTGGGATGAACGCCTTTCGACCGTCGCGGCCGAACGCGCGCTGCTTGAAGGCGATACCTCGCGCAAGCGCCGCGCCGAGGTAATCGACCAGGTGGCAGCGGGGTACATTCTGCAAGGTGCGCTGGACCGGCTTCGTTTTCTGGAATGA
- the ccmI gene encoding c-type cytochrome biogenesis protein CcmI encodes MFWIICAALTAIVAIAIAAPLIRRRTTGEEPAAAYDLRIYRDQLREVERDLERGLVEPSEAERLRNEIGRKVLSADRALARETAARRAPGGPAAIAILVLLIVGTVLLYQRIGSPEMPDEPIAERVALAQAFYEDRPSQTEAENAAPKPQPAQVDPEYQALIDQLRATVARKPDDPRGQELLSQHEERLGNLIAAKDAQARLIKLQAEKATAADHVRLAALSAQAAGGLITREAEAEIARALEIEPGNPQARYMVGLVHIQSGRPDRAFPIWADLLSEGHHNAEWVPTVRMAISDLAWFAGEPSYVPPEEGARRLPGPDAATMAAAEDMTPDQRQEMIEGMVQGLETRLATQGGSPEEWARLISALVVVGKKDHAQDILGEARMRFASIPEALEIVETAGKQSGLQ; translated from the coding sequence ATGTTCTGGATTATCTGTGCGGCGTTGACGGCAATCGTGGCAATCGCCATTGCCGCGCCTCTGATCCGTCGCCGGACGACCGGCGAGGAACCGGCGGCTGCCTATGACCTGCGGATCTATCGCGACCAGCTTCGCGAGGTCGAGCGCGATCTCGAGCGTGGTCTTGTCGAGCCGTCCGAAGCCGAGCGGCTGCGCAACGAGATCGGTCGCAAGGTTCTGTCCGCCGACCGGGCCCTTGCGCGCGAGACGGCGGCGCGGCGTGCGCCGGGCGGACCGGCCGCGATCGCGATCCTCGTCCTGCTCATTGTGGGGACGGTCCTTCTGTACCAGCGGATAGGCTCGCCCGAGATGCCGGACGAACCGATCGCCGAGCGTGTAGCCCTGGCCCAGGCATTCTACGAGGATCGCCCGAGCCAGACCGAGGCGGAAAATGCCGCGCCCAAGCCCCAGCCAGCCCAGGTCGACCCCGAATACCAGGCGCTGATCGACCAGCTTCGTGCGACCGTCGCAAGAAAGCCTGACGATCCGCGCGGACAGGAGCTTTTGTCCCAGCACGAAGAACGACTGGGCAACCTGATCGCCGCGAAAGACGCCCAGGCCCGGCTGATCAAGTTGCAGGCGGAGAAGGCAACGGCGGCGGACCATGTTCGTCTTGCGGCGCTCAGCGCTCAGGCGGCAGGCGGGCTTATCACGCGCGAAGCCGAGGCGGAAATTGCCCGCGCGCTCGAGATCGAACCCGGCAACCCCCAGGCGCGCTACATGGTGGGCCTGGTCCATATCCAGAGCGGTCGGCCGGATCGTGCCTTCCCGATCTGGGCGGACCTTCTGTCCGAAGGTCATCACAATGCTGAATGGGTCCCGACGGTCCGGATGGCGATCAGCGATCTTGCCTGGTTCGCGGGGGAGCCCAGCTATGTCCCGCCCGAGGAAGGGGCGCGAAGGCTTCCGGGACCCGACGCGGCCACCATGGCCGCGGCCGAGGACATGACGCCCGATCAGCGTCAGGAAATGATCGAGGGCATGGTTCAGGGGCTGGAAACCCGTCTCGCGACGCAAGGAGGCAGCCCCGAGGAATGGGCGAGGCTCATTTCGGCCCTTGTGGTCGTTGGCAAAAAAGACCATGCGCAGGACATCCTGGGCGAGGCGCGGATGCGTTTTGCCTCCATTCCCGAGGCGCTCGAGATCGTCGAGACCGCGGGCAAGCAATCGGGGCTGCAATGA
- a CDS encoding sarcosine oxidase subunit beta family protein, which translates to MSANPASNSTGRYSVFAIAREAMRLHTGWKRAWASPEPKKKYQVVIVGAGGHGLATAYYLGKNFGITDVAIIEKGWLGGGNTGRNTTIIRSNYLQDPSAAIYDKALKLYENLSQDLNYNVMFSPRGLLMLAQTEHEVRGYKRTVYANQLQNVATEWVTPERIKQMLPIINIEGPRYPVLGGLYQERGGTARHDAVAWGYARACSAMGMHIIQNCEVSGIETEGGQVKAVNTGKGRIECDKLALVVAGHSSVLAEKAGFRLPIESLALQALVSEPIKPCCDLVIMANTVHGYLSQSDKGEMVIGGGTDGFNNYTQRGSWQHVEETVRALVETFPMLSRLKMLRQWGGIVDMTGDRSPILSTTPVGNIFVNCGWGTGGFKAIPGSGWAMAELVAKGEPGPLAAEFGLNRFKEGRFIDESVAAGVAH; encoded by the coding sequence ATGTCCGCCAATCCCGCCTCAAACAGCACCGGCCGCTACTCGGTCTTTGCCATCGCGCGCGAGGCGATGCGCCTGCACACCGGATGGAAGCGTGCCTGGGCCAGTCCCGAACCCAAGAAAAAGTACCAGGTGGTGATCGTGGGGGCGGGTGGCCACGGGCTGGCAACGGCCTATTACCTGGGCAAGAACTTCGGCATCACTGACGTCGCGATCATCGAGAAAGGTTGGTTGGGGGGCGGCAATACCGGTCGGAACACGACCATCATCCGCTCGAACTACCTGCAGGACCCCTCGGCTGCGATCTACGACAAGGCGCTGAAGCTTTACGAGAACCTGTCGCAGGACCTGAACTACAACGTGATGTTCAGCCCGCGCGGGTTGTTGATGCTGGCCCAGACCGAGCACGAGGTGCGTGGCTACAAGCGCACCGTCTATGCCAACCAGTTGCAGAACGTGGCGACCGAGTGGGTCACGCCCGAGCGCATCAAGCAGATGCTGCCGATCATCAACATCGAAGGGCCGCGCTATCCTGTCCTGGGCGGGCTCTATCAAGAGCGGGGCGGCACTGCACGGCATGACGCCGTGGCCTGGGGTTATGCCCGCGCCTGCTCGGCCATGGGCATGCACATCATCCAGAACTGCGAGGTCTCGGGCATCGAGACCGAAGGCGGGCAGGTCAAGGCCGTGAATACCGGCAAGGGCCGGATCGAATGCGACAAGCTTGCACTGGTCGTCGCGGGTCATTCCTCGGTTCTGGCGGAAAAGGCGGGTTTCCGTCTGCCGATCGAATCGCTGGCGCTACAGGCCCTGGTCAGCGAGCCGATCAAACCTTGCTGCGATCTGGTCATCATGGCCAACACCGTTCACGGCTACCTGTCGCAATCGGACAAGGGCGAAATGGTGATCGGGGGCGGCACCGATGGTTTCAACAACTACACGCAGCGCGGCTCGTGGCAGCATGTCGAGGAAACGGTCCGAGCCCTGGTCGAGACCTTCCCGATGCTGTCGCGGCTCAAGATGCTGCGGCAATGGGGCGGGATCGTGGACATGACCGGCGACCGCTCACCGATCCTTTCGACCACTCCCGTCGGGAATATCTTCGTCAACTGCGGCTGGGGCACGGGCGGGTTCAAGGCAATTCCGGGATCGGGCTGGGCCATGGCCGAGCTGGTCGCGAAGGGCGAGCCGGGTCCGCTGGCTGCCGAATTCGGCCTGAACCGCTTCAAGGAAGGCCGATTCATCGACGAAAGCGTCGCGGCGGGGGTCGCGCACTGA
- a CDS encoding sarcosine oxidase subunit delta codes for MLTLTCPYCGVAAEETELHPGGEAHLKRFGPGSTDEDFEAYLFARKNPKGVHFERWRHAYGCGKWFMAARCTITLEVFGTYTAQTPHPTPEIVAAIQARRPDWMPDWPQDNSNTSAESLTE; via the coding sequence ATGCTGACCCTGACCTGCCCCTATTGCGGTGTTGCCGCCGAAGAGACCGAACTGCACCCAGGTGGCGAGGCGCATCTGAAACGGTTCGGGCCCGGCTCCACGGATGAAGATTTCGAGGCGTATCTTTTCGCCCGCAAGAACCCCAAGGGCGTCCATTTCGAGCGTTGGCGCCATGCCTACGGCTGCGGGAAATGGTTCATGGCGGCGCGCTGCACGATCACGCTTGAGGTCTTTGGGACCTATACGGCCCAGACCCCCCATCCCACGCCCGAGATCGTCGCCGCCATCCAGGCCAGACGCCCGGACTGGATGCCCGACTGGCCCCAAGACAACTCGAACACCTCTGCCGAAAGCCTGACAGAATGA
- a CDS encoding sarcosine oxidase subunit alpha family protein, giving the protein MSDSGPFRLSRGGRLIDRAYPLPFRFDGRQMRGLQGDTLASALLANGQLMMGRSFKYHRPRGPIASGAEEPNALLGLGQGGRFEPNQRATTTPLVGGMVTQSQNCWPSLSVDVGAVNSWLYRFFPAGFYYKTFIHPRPFWKHVFEPIIRRSAGLGKAPTDADLDTYEQAYGHADLVVVGGGIAGLSAARDAAREGKTVTVLEQTGHWGGRTPTDHANGQALVDALLGELRAMPNVTLRRNTMATGLYDHGYLIAREALADHDPNAGIPRQRLWRIRAGHVIIASGALERPLSFAGNDVPGVILASAVRDFIADYGVAPGRRIVIVTNNDDAYRTVLTALDAGLEVPAVIDARHEVTGALPEAVRSRGVRILAASAIAGIKGGQTVEAVKICSHTGAGQVSEIIEADCVAMSGGWSPVVHLWSHCGGKLNWSDAQAMFSPDTGRPPTGADGQAMATPVGAAAGDLAVATLTGAAAEQPLLPVWVMPINATRKMKFKMWLDFQNDVKVSDVELAAQEGYESVEHTKRYTTLGMATDQGKVSNINGLAVLSKALKQAIPQTGTTTFRPPYTPLTLGTIAAEARGDLFQPLRKTPMHGWHEAKGAHWEPVGHWRRPYCYPKAGETHHDAIAREVRAVRASVGTLDASTLGKIIVKGPDAGRFLDMIYTGMMSTLPVGKCRYGLICTENGFLTDDGVAARLSEDTWLVHTTTGGADRIHAHMEDWLQCEWWDWKVYTANVTEQWAQVAVVGPKARILLERLGGMDLSAEALPFMGWAEGEIAGIPARVYRISFSGELSFEVSVPAKRGLELWERLHEAGKDLDITPYGTEAMHVMRAEKGFIMIGDETDGTVIPQDLGMSWAISKKKADYIGKRAQERSFMASSERWKLVGLESLDGRMLPDGVYAVADGVNGNGQRNTQGRVTSTYVSPTLNKPIAMGLVLHGPDRMGEVLEFPVAGEQSYKARIVDPVFYDKEGSRANG; this is encoded by the coding sequence ATGAGCGATTCCGGACCCTTCCGCCTGTCCCGTGGCGGTCGCCTGATCGACCGCGCCTACCCGTTGCCATTCCGTTTCGACGGGAGGCAGATGCGCGGCTTGCAGGGCGACACGCTGGCCTCGGCCCTGCTGGCGAACGGCCAGCTGATGATGGGGCGTTCGTTCAAGTATCACCGCCCCCGCGGCCCGATCGCTTCGGGTGCCGAAGAGCCGAACGCCCTGCTGGGCCTTGGCCAGGGCGGCCGGTTCGAGCCGAACCAGCGCGCCACGACCACGCCTCTGGTCGGCGGAATGGTGACGCAAAGCCAGAACTGTTGGCCCAGCCTGTCCGTCGATGTGGGCGCTGTGAACAGCTGGCTCTATCGGTTCTTCCCGGCGGGCTTCTATTACAAGACCTTCATCCACCCCCGCCCGTTCTGGAAGCACGTCTTCGAACCGATCATCCGCCGCTCGGCAGGCCTCGGCAAAGCGCCGACCGATGCCGACCTTGATACCTACGAGCAGGCCTACGGCCATGCCGATCTTGTCGTGGTGGGTGGCGGCATCGCCGGGCTGTCGGCCGCGCGCGATGCGGCACGCGAGGGCAAGACGGTCACCGTTCTGGAACAGACCGGGCATTGGGGCGGTCGCACCCCGACCGATCATGCGAACGGTCAGGCACTGGTCGACGCGCTGCTGGGCGAACTTCGCGCCATGCCCAACGTAACCCTGCGCCGCAACACGATGGCGACCGGGCTTTATGACCACGGTTATCTGATCGCGCGCGAGGCGCTTGCGGATCACGATCCGAATGCGGGCATCCCGCGGCAGCGTCTGTGGCGCATCCGGGCCGGACATGTGATCATCGCCTCGGGGGCGCTCGAACGTCCGCTGAGCTTTGCGGGCAATGATGTGCCGGGCGTGATCCTTGCCTCGGCGGTGCGTGATTTCATTGCCGATTACGGCGTCGCACCCGGGCGTCGCATCGTTATCGTCACCAACAACGACGATGCCTATCGCACAGTGCTGACCGCGCTGGATGCCGGGCTTGAAGTGCCTGCGGTAATCGATGCGCGTCACGAGGTCACGGGCGCGCTGCCCGAAGCCGTCCGGTCGCGCGGTGTCCGCATCCTTGCTGCCAGCGCGATTGCCGGGATCAAGGGCGGCCAGACCGTCGAGGCGGTAAAGATTTGCTCGCACACCGGCGCGGGTCAGGTGTCCGAAATAATCGAGGCTGATTGCGTCGCGATGTCGGGTGGCTGGTCCCCGGTCGTCCATCTGTGGAGTCATTGCGGCGGCAAGCTGAACTGGTCCGATGCACAGGCGATGTTCTCCCCCGATACCGGCCGTCCCCCGACCGGCGCCGATGGCCAGGCGATGGCGACGCCTGTCGGCGCGGCCGCGGGTGATCTGGCAGTGGCCACCTTGACGGGCGCCGCGGCTGAGCAGCCCCTGCTGCCGGTCTGGGTCATGCCGATCAATGCGACCCGCAAGATGAAGTTCAAGATGTGGCTCGACTTCCAGAACGACGTGAAGGTCTCGGATGTCGAACTCGCCGCACAGGAAGGCTATGAAAGCGTCGAGCATACCAAGCGTTATACTACGCTCGGGATGGCGACTGACCAAGGCAAGGTCAGCAACATCAACGGCCTCGCGGTGCTGTCCAAGGCGCTGAAGCAGGCGATCCCGCAGACCGGGACGACGACCTTCCGCCCGCCTTACACGCCGCTCACGCTCGGCACGATCGCGGCAGAGGCTCGGGGAGACTTGTTCCAGCCCCTGCGCAAGACGCCGATGCATGGCTGGCACGAAGCCAAGGGCGCGCATTGGGAGCCCGTCGGCCATTGGCGTCGTCCCTATTGCTATCCGAAGGCGGGCGAAACGCATCACGACGCGATCGCGCGCGAAGTCAGGGCGGTGCGCGCCTCGGTCGGCACGCTCGATGCCTCGACCCTTGGCAAGATCATCGTGAAGGGTCCCGATGCGGGGCGTTTCCTCGACATGATCTATACCGGCATGATGTCGACCCTGCCGGTTGGCAAGTGCCGCTATGGCCTGATCTGCACCGAGAACGGCTTCCTGACCGATGATGGCGTCGCCGCGCGTCTTTCCGAGGATACCTGGCTTGTTCATACAACCACCGGCGGCGCGGATCGCATCCACGCCCATATGGAGGACTGGTTGCAGTGCGAATGGTGGGACTGGAAGGTCTATACGGCGAACGTGACCGAGCAATGGGCACAGGTCGCAGTCGTCGGACCCAAGGCCCGCATCCTGCTCGAGCGGCTGGGGGGCATGGACCTTTCTGCCGAGGCGCTGCCCTTCATGGGTTGGGCCGAGGGTGAGATTGCCGGCATCCCGGCACGGGTCTACCGTATCAGCTTCTCGGGGGAACTGAGCTTCGAGGTGTCGGTTCCCGCCAAGCGGGGTCTGGAGCTTTGGGAAAGGCTGCACGAAGCTGGCAAGGATCTGGACATCACGCCCTATGGCACCGAGGCGATGCACGTCATGCGCGCCGAAAAGGGTTTCATCATGATCGGTGACGAAACCGACGGAACGGTGATCCCGCAGGATCTGGGCATGAGTTGGGCGATCTCGAAGAAGAAGGCCGACTATATCGGCAAGCGCGCGCAGGAGCGCAGCTTCATGGCCTCTTCGGAACGCTGGAAACTGGTGGGGCTGGAAAGCCTTGACGGCCGCATGCTGCCCGATGGCGTCTACGCTGTCGCCGATGGCGTCAATGGCAACGGCCAGCGCAATACCCAGGGTCGGGTGACCTCGACCTATGTTTCGCCGACCCTCAACAAGCCGATTGCCATGGGCCTGGTCCTGCATGGGCCCGATCGTATGGGCGAGGTCCTCGAATTCCCGGTTGCGGGCGAGCAAAGCTACAAGGCGCGGATCGTCGATCCCGTCTTCTACGACAAGGAAGGGAGCCGGGCGAATGGCTGA